In one window of Bemisia tabaci chromosome 4, PGI_BMITA_v3 DNA:
- the LOC109031326 gene encoding 2-iminobutanoate/2-iminopropanoate deaminase, which produces MSPRRIIYTEAAPKPIGPYSQAVLIDKTLYISGITGNCPASGKLVSGGVVEQARQLFKNMAAILKEAGGDFSNVLKTTVFLKDLNDFATVNQIYAEHFKEPHPARSCFQVVKNPLDALVEIEAIARIE; this is translated from the exons ATGTCACCGCGAAGAATAATTTACACAGAGGCGGCTCCAAAGCCCATTGGGCCCTACAG ccaGGCTGTTTTGATTGATAAGACTCTTTACATCTCTGGAATCACGGGAAACTGCCCTGCCTCCGGGAAATTAGTATCAGGGGGTGTAGTTGAGCAAGCGAGACAACTTTTCAAAAACATGGCTGCCATCTTAAAAGAGGCTGGCGGAGACTTTAGCAATG ttttaaaaacaACAGTTTTCCTTAAAGATCTAAATGATTTTGCCACCGTCAACCAAATCTATGCAGAAC ACTTCAAAGAACCGCATCCAGCTCGATCATGTTTCCAAGTAGTTAAAAACCCTCTC GACGCTTTGGTAGAAATTGAAGCAATTGCACGCATCGAATGA